The DNA window ACGCAGGATGTTGGGATGTATCAGCCCCGCGCCGCCCAGTTCCAGCCATCCACCCTGCCAGTAGATGGCGTAATCCACGCCCGGCTCCACGAAGGGGAAGAAATCGGGACGGAAGCGCACCTGCACGTCTTCACCGAACATCTGCCGCGCGAACGCCGCCAGCACTCCCTTCAAATCCGCCATGCTGATGCCTTTGTCTACCATAAAGGCATCCACCTGATGGAAGGTATGGTGATGGGTAGCATCTACCGTTTCGTTGCGGAAGCACCGCCCGATGACCGCGATGCGGAACGGCGGCTGGCGTTTCTCCATCACGCGCCCCTGCACGCTGGTGGTCTGCGTGCGCAGCAGGCGGGTATCCGAGATATAGAAGGACATCTGCTCGTCCATCGCCGGGTGGTCATCGGGATAGTTGAGTGCAGCGAAGTTGTAGCGATAGTCGTCCAGCTCGGGGCTGTCCACGAACTCGAAGCCCAGTCCAATGAGCGCGGCGCGCACCCGCTCCATCGTTTGGGTCAATGGGTGTTTGAGACCCACGCGCAGGGGGCGAGGCGGCAGGGTAATATCTATTCGCTCGGCGCGCAGACGTTCTTCACGTTCACGCCTTTGCAGCTCCGCGCGGCGCTGGTCAATCTGTGTCTGGAGTTGCGCCTTAACGGAGTTGAGCATCTGCCCGAAGCGTGGACGTTCCTCCGGGGGCAGGGTGGGCAGGGCGCGTAACAGTTCGGTTACCTGCCCTTTGCGCCCCAGAAAGCGTGTTTCCACTGCTTCTAGTTCCGTTGTACTGCTGGCGGACAGGATGGCTTGTGTTGCTTCCTCTATCAGCGTACGGATACGCTCTTCCACCGCTACCCCACCGCTGCTAACGTGGCGTGTTGTCGTGCTATCTCTATCAGTTCGCGGAAAGCCTCGGGCTGGTTCACCGCCATGTCTGCCATCACCTTGCGGTCCAGTGCGACACCTGCCTTTGCCAGCCCTTCGATGAAGCGGCTATAGGGCAAGCCTTCGGCACGGCAGGCAGCGGAGATGCGGGTAATCCACAGCCTGCGGAACTGCCGTTTGCGCACGCGACGGTCGCGGTAGGCGTATTGCAGGCTTTTCATTACCTGTTCGTTGGCACGGCGGAAGACGTTTTTCTTTCGCCCCCAGTAACCTTCCGCCCGTTCGATAATCTTCTTATGCCGTTTATGGGTTATTGTGCCGCGTTTGACACGAGGCATAGTTGTTGACCCCCTTCCGTGTTAGATTCCCAGCAGACGCTTCATGCGCCAGCGGTTGCCTTTATCGACCTCTTTCTCGATTTCCAGCCGGCGTTTACGAGAGCCACTCTTGTGCAGGAACATGTGGCTGTTGGCAGCATTGAGGCACATCAGTTTGCCCTTACCACTGAGGGCAAACCGCTTCGCCGCCGTTTTATGGGTTTTCATCTTCTGTTTCGGCATACGGCTCATCTCCTTAGCAGAGTAGTGCGTGAAAAATGGGGGAGTTTTCCCCCATTCACATTTACCAGCAATCGGTCTGCTCGCTACTTGCCTTTCGGTTTGGGAGCAATCACCATCGTCATGGTGCGTCCTTCCATGGTGGGAGGTTTTTCCACCACGCCGACCTCGGCACAGCCGTTGGCGAAAAACTCCATCACCTTTTGTCCCATTTCGGGGCGGGTGATTTCCCGGCTGCGGAAGAGCACCGTGATTTTGACTTTGTCGCCCTCTTTCAAGAACTTGATGCAATTATTCAGCTTGAAGTCCAGGTCGTGGTCGTCCGTTCCGGGACGCACCCGGATGGCTTTCACTTCCGTGACGTGCTGCTTTTTCTGGGCTTCCTTCTCCCGTTTCGCCTGCTGGTACTTGAACTTCCCGTAGTCCATGATGCGACACACGGGAGGGTTAGCCTGAGGGGCGACCTCGATAAGGTCCAATCCGCGTTCCTGCGCGATTTGCAGTGCCTCGCGGGTGGGCAAAATGCCCAGTTGCACGCCGTTCTCGTCCACGACGCGCACCTCGCGTGCCCGGATGCGCTCGTTGATCCGCAGATCCGTTCTGATGTTTCCTCACCTCAGACCAAGTTTTGCGCAAACCAACGCAATACATTGTATCGGCAAAAGGCTGTTGTTGTCAAGTATCTGCAGGGCGGTGTTCAATAAATCCACCGGACGCCTTCCTAGGCGGGGGCGAGGTCGGTCAGGGGCGGTTCCACCTCCGGGCGACGCGCCGCGCCTTGCAAACTGTGGGCAGGTTGTGCAATGATATACCCGATACACGAGATTGGGATATAATGAGAGCGGGAGAGGCTGAAAGTCGCACCAACGGAGAGACGATGGCTTCAAGACCACGAAAACGTCCGGTAACCCGCCCACTTCGCAGGCGGCGTCGCCCGATTTGGCAGCGTCTGCTCATCTATCTCCTGCTCCTGGTGTTACTGGGGATTGTGGTAGGCGGCGGGTATCTGGTGGTGCTGCTGGTGCAGGTGTCGAAGTTGTTGCCCAGCAGTGAACAGATTGCAAACCTCAAGCCGTATGTAGGCACCCGCATTCTCTCACAGGACGGGGTGGTGCTGGCAACCCTGACCCACGAACGGCGTGAGCTGGCAAAGATGTCGGAGTTTCCCAAGCCGCTCATAGATGCAGTAGTGGCTATCGAGGACAGCCAGTTCTATCAGCACAGAGGCATCAGTCCACGA is part of the Bacillota bacterium genome and encodes:
- the pheS gene encoding phenylalanine--tRNA ligase subunit alpha; protein product: MEERIRTLIEEATQAILSASSTTELEAVETRFLGRKGQVTELLRALPTLPPEERPRFGQMLNSVKAQLQTQIDQRRAELQRREREERLRAERIDITLPPRPLRVGLKHPLTQTMERVRAALIGLGFEFVDSPELDDYRYNFAALNYPDDHPAMDEQMSFYISDTRLLRTQTTSVQGRVMEKRQPPFRIAVIGRCFRNETVDATHHHTFHQVDAFMVDKGISMADLKGVLAAFARQMFGEDVQVRFRPDFFPFVEPGVDYAIYWQGGWLELGGAGLIHPNILRAHGIDPEEWTGFAFGLGIERIPMIQYQIDDLRLFLENDLRFLQRYGA
- the rplT gene encoding 50S ribosomal protein L20, which codes for MPRVKRGTITHKRHKKIIERAEGYWGRKKNVFRRANEQVMKSLQYAYRDRRVRKRQFRRLWITRISAACRAEGLPYSRFIEGLAKAGVALDRKVMADMAVNQPEAFRELIEIARQHATLAAVG
- the rpmI gene encoding 50S ribosomal protein L35, which gives rise to MPKQKMKTHKTAAKRFALSGKGKLMCLNAANSHMFLHKSGSRKRRLEIEKEVDKGNRWRMKRLLGI
- the infC gene encoding translation initiation factor IF-3, which gives rise to MRTDLRINERIRAREVRVVDENGVQLGILPTREALQIAQERGLDLIEVAPQANPPVCRIMDYGKFKYQQAKREKEAQKKQHVTEVKAIRVRPGTDDHDLDFKLNNCIKFLKEGDKVKITVLFRSREITRPEMGQKVMEFFANGCAEVGVVEKPPTMEGRTMTMVIAPKPKGK